A genomic segment from Chlorogloeopsis sp. ULAP01 encodes:
- a CDS encoding DUF5132 domain-containing protein: protein MSPTFDWEQINVPEIVEGITGLIFAPVILPLASAVHQPTVQAAIKGGIALSERCKEALAETTEVIENLAAEVNAELIADKQTQSNGTTQTYSMDGRSIIARDFINVMSDFNTDVERLTQGAVDLRLLFPLGLSALAIRQLFIKGLQIDEIPWYTLAWYAFDSFVKLNKTDELQLESAEDSTVNSPSFQSF, encoded by the coding sequence ATGTCACCTACATTTGACTGGGAACAAATAAATGTACCTGAAATTGTCGAGGGTATTACAGGACTAATTTTTGCACCTGTGATTCTTCCTCTCGCTTCAGCAGTACATCAGCCCACTGTTCAAGCAGCAATCAAAGGGGGAATAGCTCTTTCTGAAAGGTGTAAAGAAGCACTTGCGGAAACTACTGAAGTAATTGAAAATTTAGCGGCAGAGGTAAATGCCGAACTAATCGCAGATAAGCAGACACAATCGAATGGAACTACCCAAACCTATTCTATGGACGGGAGATCTATAATTGCTAGGGATTTTATCAATGTGATGTCTGATTTCAATACAGATGTTGAACGCTTAACCCAAGGTGCGGTTGATTTACGATTGCTATTTCCTCTAGGATTAAGCGCACTTGCTATTCGCCAATTGTTTATAAAGGGGCTACAAATAGATGAAATTCCCTGGTACACCTTGGCATGGTACGCTTTCGACTCTTTTGTAAAATTAAACAAAACTGATGAATTGCAGTTAGAAAGTGCTGAAGACTCTACAGTCAATAGTCCATCTTTTCAAAGTTTTTGA
- a CDS encoding DUF5132 domain-containing protein: MAPKIVDFVEDAGAPGVIAGVGAVILAPVLLPVFAGIGRPIAKSVVKGGIVFYEKSRGALAGVGETWEDLVAEVKAELAESNSTVTMDSTEETRNQSVSASTPKEETCNQSAPTC; this comes from the coding sequence ATGGCACCAAAAATTGTTGATTTTGTTGAAGATGCTGGTGCTCCTGGTGTAATTGCAGGTGTTGGAGCGGTTATTTTGGCACCTGTACTGTTACCAGTATTTGCTGGAATTGGAAGACCGATCGCCAAGTCGGTTGTTAAAGGAGGTATTGTGTTTTACGAAAAGAGTAGGGGTGCTTTGGCAGGAGTTGGCGAAACCTGGGAGGATTTGGTAGCGGAAGTCAAGGCAGAACTTGCTGAATCAAATTCCACGGTAACAATGGACTCTACAGAAGAAACTCGCAATCAATCTGTGTCGGCGTCTACTCCTAAAGAAGAAACTTGCAATCAATCTGCGCCGACGTGCTAG
- a CDS encoding Dethiobiotin synthetase, protein MKYETARKFLIDQTLIIEENTDTLLRRMQQGKPPVPGQITSTLLALKVVFEGLKEATTIDRELAYALYQLTIKTQMLFAGGRKAGVDWPPLLKEDLLRIAIATESIFSGHWQNLH, encoded by the coding sequence ATGAAATACGAAACTGCTCGCAAATTTCTAATTGATCAAACACTCATTATTGAGGAAAATACAGATACCCTCCTGAGGCGAATGCAGCAGGGCAAACCGCCTGTTCCCGGACAGATCACCTCAACATTACTGGCGTTGAAAGTAGTATTTGAAGGTCTCAAAGAAGCCACTACTATTGATCGAGAATTGGCTTACGCTTTGTATCAACTCACAATCAAAACTCAAATGTTATTTGCAGGAGGACGCAAAGCAGGGGTTGACTGGCCGCCCCTGCTCAAAGAAGATTTATTAAGAATAGCGATCGCAACTGAAAGTATTTTTTCTGGTCACTGGCAAAATTTACATTAA
- a CDS encoding alcohol dehydrogenase catalytic domain-containing protein, protein MLAALLYGQEDLRLENVADPTPDKGEIVIQVGAATTCGTDLKVWRRGGHAKMLKPPTLFGHEAAGRIVAVGKGVKGWQVGDRVVANNSAPCMNCFFCQHQEYSLCPDLTWNNGTFAEYLKIPAPIVEHNLLPIPDDLPDELAAMTEPLACVLHGVARSHVKAGDRVVVLGDGAIGLMFVAKLAYDCSVEVFLFGGNDQRLEIGQKLGAAQTFNYRQLPDIPTVVKEFTDGWGADVVIEATGVPSVWETAIACARPGATVNLFGGCPRDTTITVNTEQLHYSELTLKGVFHNTPEFVRAALALIASRKIPFELLISKQCPLKDLETVFLEMRSRKVIKVAMIP, encoded by the coding sequence GTGTTAGCAGCCTTACTTTACGGTCAAGAAGATTTACGTCTAGAAAATGTCGCCGATCCTACTCCTGACAAGGGAGAAATAGTGATTCAGGTAGGAGCGGCTACAACTTGTGGTACAGATTTAAAAGTATGGCGTCGTGGCGGTCATGCCAAAATGCTCAAACCTCCCACTCTTTTTGGTCATGAGGCTGCTGGACGTATTGTAGCTGTAGGCAAGGGAGTCAAAGGTTGGCAAGTGGGCGATCGCGTGGTTGCTAATAATTCTGCCCCATGCATGAATTGCTTTTTTTGTCAACATCAAGAATATTCTCTATGTCCGGATTTAACTTGGAATAACGGCACTTTTGCTGAATATTTGAAAATCCCCGCGCCAATAGTAGAACATAATTTATTGCCGATTCCCGACGATTTACCCGATGAATTGGCAGCAATGACTGAACCTTTGGCTTGCGTGTTGCATGGAGTGGCGCGTTCTCATGTCAAAGCTGGCGATCGGGTAGTAGTTTTGGGAGATGGAGCGATCGGGCTGATGTTTGTAGCTAAGTTAGCTTATGATTGCTCAGTAGAAGTATTTTTATTTGGCGGTAATGACCAAAGGTTAGAAATTGGTCAAAAACTCGGTGCTGCACAAACTTTTAATTACCGTCAACTGCCTGATATACCCACCGTGGTGAAAGAATTCACAGATGGTTGGGGGGCTGATGTGGTAATTGAAGCAACAGGTGTACCTAGTGTTTGGGAAACAGCGATTGCTTGCGCTCGTCCTGGTGCTACTGTTAACTTATTCGGCGGTTGCCCGCGAGATACGACAATTACCGTGAATACAGAACAATTACACTACAGCGAATTGACGCTTAAGGGAGTATTTCATAATACTCCTGAATTTGTCAGAGCAGCGCTGGCACTAATCGCTAGTCGAAAGATTCCGTTTGAGTTATTGATTAGTAAGCAGTGTCCTTTGAAAGATTTGGAGACAGTGTTCTTGGAAATGCGATCGCGCAAAGTAATTAAAGTAGCAATGATTCCGTAA
- a CDS encoding glycosyltransferase family 4 protein, translating to MKIAQVAPLWERVPPPTYGGIELVVSHLTDELVRRGHEVTLFASGDSQTLARLEAVYPRALRLDPNVKEYTAYEMLELSQVYHRAAEFDLIHSHVGISALPLASLVPTPTVHTLHGSFTEDNRNVYSHHNQQSYVSISNAQRQINLNYVGTVYNGINTDDYPFVAQSQEPPYLAFLGRFSPEKGPQYAIAIAKQTGWRLKMAGKVDVVDYKFFEREIAPQIDGQQIQYLGEINHAEKTELLGNAAITLFPITWQEPFGLVMIESMATGTPVIAINLGSVPEVVSQGVTGFVCQSYDEMATMIPKALELSRYSCRKYVENKFSVTQMVNGYEAVYEKIIKDRVDLNGRILSAKIQF from the coding sequence ATGAAAATCGCTCAAGTAGCCCCCTTATGGGAACGAGTTCCACCTCCAACCTATGGAGGAATTGAACTAGTAGTGAGTCACTTGACTGATGAATTGGTTCGTCGCGGTCATGAGGTCACTTTGTTTGCGTCTGGAGATTCTCAAACTCTGGCTAGATTAGAAGCAGTTTATCCACGTGCGCTGCGTTTAGACCCTAATGTCAAAGAATACACGGCGTACGAAATGCTTGAACTTAGTCAAGTTTATCATCGGGCGGCGGAATTCGATCTGATACATTCTCATGTAGGGATTTCGGCTTTACCTCTGGCGAGTTTAGTGCCAACACCTACAGTGCATACTCTGCATGGTAGTTTCACAGAGGATAATCGTAACGTATACAGCCACCACAATCAACAATCATACGTCAGCATCAGTAACGCGCAGAGACAAATTAATCTTAACTACGTTGGCACAGTCTATAACGGGATTAATACAGATGATTATCCTTTTGTAGCTCAATCTCAAGAACCACCATATTTGGCATTTTTAGGACGGTTTTCACCAGAAAAAGGCCCGCAATATGCGATCGCTATTGCAAAGCAAACAGGTTGGCGCTTGAAAATGGCTGGAAAGGTGGATGTAGTTGATTATAAATTTTTTGAGCGAGAAATTGCCCCCCAAATAGATGGTCAGCAAATTCAATATCTCGGAGAAATCAATCATGCTGAGAAAACTGAACTGCTCGGCAATGCTGCAATCACCCTGTTCCCCATAACCTGGCAAGAGCCTTTTGGTTTGGTAATGATTGAATCGATGGCAACTGGTACACCAGTCATCGCCATTAATTTAGGTTCTGTTCCGGAGGTGGTTAGTCAAGGCGTGACAGGCTTTGTCTGCCAGTCCTATGATGAAATGGCGACAATGATTCCTAAAGCTTTGGAATTAAGTCGTTATAGTTGCCGAAAATATGTAGAAAATAAGTTTAGCGTTACCCAAATGGTTAATGGGTACGAAGCGGTTTACGAAAAAATTATCAAAGACCGTGTTGATTTAAATGGGCGAATTCTTTCTGCAAAAATCCAATTTTAA
- the xth gene encoding exodeoxyribonuclease III, translating to MKIATWNVNSIRIRLQQVVDWLIQNPVDVLCMQEIKVIDENFPRSPFEELGYHLYLSGQKSYNGVAILSLQPLEDVSIGFSSTLTELPPEWNEQKRVITGIINGIRILNLYVPNGAAVGSEKYEYKLLWLKLLREYLQSLLSSTPNICMCGDFNIALEAKDIHEKVNTENHIMASEPERQALRDVLALGFGDAFRKFTTEGGHYSWWDYRAASFRRNLGWRIDHHYLTPNLYERAKSCTIDITPRKLTQPSDHVPVIVELETE from the coding sequence ATGAAAATTGCTACTTGGAATGTCAACTCAATTCGCATTCGCTTGCAACAGGTTGTTGATTGGTTAATTCAAAATCCAGTTGATGTATTGTGTATGCAAGAAATCAAAGTTATAGACGAAAATTTTCCGCGATCGCCTTTTGAAGAACTAGGTTATCATCTTTATTTATCTGGTCAAAAATCATACAATGGTGTTGCCATTCTTAGTTTGCAACCTCTAGAAGATGTCAGTATTGGTTTTAGCTCAACGTTGACAGAATTACCGCCTGAATGGAACGAACAAAAACGGGTAATTACAGGCATCATTAATGGCATCAGAATTCTTAATCTTTATGTACCCAATGGTGCAGCTGTGGGAAGTGAGAAATATGAGTACAAGCTGCTTTGGTTAAAACTGCTGCGAGAGTACTTGCAATCTCTCCTATCATCCACACCTAATATTTGTATGTGTGGTGACTTTAACATTGCCCTAGAAGCTAAAGATATTCACGAAAAAGTAAATACTGAGAATCACATTATGGCATCCGAACCAGAGCGCCAAGCTTTACGCGATGTTCTCGCGCTGGGATTTGGTGATGCCTTTCGCAAATTTACAACTGAAGGTGGACACTATAGTTGGTGGGATTATCGCGCCGCATCATTTCGTCGTAACTTAGGATGGCGAATAGATCATCATTACCTTACACCAAACTTGTATGAGCGTGCAAAAAGTTGCACCATTGATATTACTCCCAGAAAATTAACTCAACCTAGCGATCATGTACCAGTAATTGTGGAACTTGAAACTGAGTAA
- a CDS encoding WD40 repeat domain-containing protein has product MEQGLRLLLQLVLEFAPVIASLVQKSNEVRQETNKDEYPRHIQEIIHTVNSASQRLSLLEGFEAEKNQHKEQQQLAVFYRQTQLQIATQEQETALKLPEIQKIFESWPLRLYPSQILNSVSKQERKPLKIFLAPPKVKFDNFDTRPEEISTNLELKLAEGLRDFLGKHYSLQDIVRPTEFLAGAWESKRFHSESSIKALFGILKTEPVLILESEADGDYLNFRIGYWGIEQEHYYYKTISRIPYKEIIKQSAKNRALEWRKIRDELIALGENLEEINYLGRDNAVNLALLEKEEKWQAKGIDISKLSLQYQVNHQDFEQLCQVLITCHCLVAGWVADVYHLVHHDVPPLLPELLPSLINSPVDLQSLQAIAQGYQQVYQALERERRDWIPDLALQLAHSFSHLSDRSLAHQQIEYSIKAWLQLRQIGAMQVNNPLQSMRSAARIEDTEYFQKLREYFAVIGDSQSITQVEEILYTIANLKSKRQENYAYLSHTLNGHIGKITSLAISPSGLILVSGSADKTIKLWDLNTGKSIRTLNDNLGEVSSVAISPDGNFLAIGSCQHPKSNVKVWHLATGKLLHTLLGHQKPVNFVTISPDGLILASGSNKIKIWNLHKGDRICTLWHASSVHAAAINADGSILASGSSDSKIRLWNPRTGEPLRTLNGHTGEVHSVAIHPHGSILFSGSADNTIKIWDLDSGRMLHTFTGHSDEVKSVTISPDGHTLFSGSADNAIKIWCLQSGELLQTLTGHAGTVNTIAVSPDGKFLVSGSSDQTIKIWQVV; this is encoded by the coding sequence ATGGAGCAAGGCTTAAGGTTACTACTTCAATTAGTACTAGAATTTGCACCTGTGATTGCAAGTTTAGTACAAAAAAGTAATGAAGTACGTCAAGAAACAAATAAAGATGAGTATCCGAGACACATTCAAGAAATCATTCATACCGTAAACAGTGCTAGTCAAAGACTGAGTCTACTAGAGGGATTTGAAGCAGAAAAAAATCAGCACAAAGAGCAACAACAGTTAGCAGTTTTCTACCGCCAAACACAATTACAGATAGCAACTCAAGAACAAGAAACAGCCCTCAAACTACCAGAAATTCAGAAGATTTTTGAGAGCTGGCCTTTGCGTTTATACCCTTCACAAATTCTAAATTCTGTTAGCAAACAGGAACGCAAACCGCTAAAAATTTTTCTTGCTCCTCCTAAAGTAAAATTTGACAATTTTGATACTCGCCCAGAAGAAATTTCTACCAATCTTGAGCTAAAGTTAGCTGAGGGATTAAGAGATTTTCTTGGCAAGCATTACTCTTTACAAGATATAGTTAGACCGACAGAGTTTTTGGCAGGAGCCTGGGAGAGTAAGCGTTTTCACAGCGAATCAAGTATTAAGGCTCTGTTTGGTATTTTGAAAACAGAGCCTGTTTTGATTTTAGAGTCAGAAGCAGATGGAGATTATTTAAATTTCCGGATTGGTTACTGGGGAATTGAACAAGAACATTATTACTACAAAACGATTTCTCGTATACCTTATAAAGAAATAATTAAGCAGTCAGCAAAAAACCGTGCCTTAGAATGGAGAAAAATCAGAGATGAATTGATTGCGTTGGGAGAAAATTTAGAGGAAATTAACTATCTCGGTAGAGATAATGCTGTTAATTTAGCATTATTGGAAAAGGAGGAAAAATGGCAAGCTAAGGGAATTGACATTAGTAAGTTATCTTTGCAATACCAAGTTAATCATCAGGACTTTGAACAGCTTTGCCAAGTTTTAATTACTTGTCACTGTTTAGTTGCTGGCTGGGTAGCAGATGTTTATCACTTGGTTCATCATGATGTGCCTCCACTTTTACCTGAGTTATTACCGAGTTTAATTAATAGTCCAGTTGATTTGCAATCACTACAAGCGATCGCCCAAGGATATCAACAAGTCTATCAAGCTCTAGAAAGAGAACGTCGTGATTGGATTCCGGATCTGGCATTGCAGTTAGCTCACAGTTTCTCTCACCTCAGCGATCGCTCTTTGGCTCATCAACAAATAGAATATTCAATCAAAGCATGGCTGCAACTGCGACAAATAGGAGCAATGCAAGTAAATAACCCGCTCCAGAGTATGCGATCAGCAGCCAGGATAGAAGACACGGAATATTTCCAAAAATTGAGAGAATATTTTGCGGTAATTGGCGATAGTCAGAGTATTACCCAAGTTGAGGAAATCTTGTATACGATCGCCAACCTCAAAAGTAAACGCCAAGAAAACTATGCTTATCTTAGCCATACTCTGAATGGACATATAGGCAAAATAACATCTTTAGCAATTAGCCCATCTGGGCTAATTTTAGTCAGTGGTAGTGCAGACAAAACAATTAAGCTATGGGATCTCAACACAGGTAAATCGATTCGTACCTTAAATGACAATTTAGGAGAAGTTTCATCAGTTGCAATCAGCCCAGATGGGAATTTTCTCGCCATAGGTAGCTGTCAACACCCAAAAAGTAATGTCAAAGTCTGGCACCTCGCCACTGGTAAATTACTGCACACTTTATTGGGACATCAAAAGCCAGTAAACTTCGTAACGATCAGCCCAGATGGACTAATTCTTGCTAGTGGCAGCAATAAAATCAAAATTTGGAATTTGCACAAAGGCGATCGCATTTGTACCCTTTGGCATGCTTCCTCAGTTCATGCTGCTGCGATCAATGCTGATGGCTCAATCCTAGCTAGTGGCAGTAGTGATAGTAAAATTCGACTGTGGAACCCACGTACTGGAGAACCACTACGCACCCTCAACGGGCATACAGGTGAAGTACACTCGGTTGCGATTCATCCTCATGGCAGTATCCTCTTTAGCGGTAGTGCTGATAACACAATCAAGATTTGGGATCTCGATAGTGGAAGAATGTTGCATACTTTCACTGGACATTCAGATGAAGTGAAATCGGTTACTATTAGTCCAGATGGGCATACTCTCTTTAGTGGCAGTGCAGATAATGCGATTAAGATTTGGTGTTTGCAGTCAGGGGAATTGCTACAAACTCTTACTGGGCATGCAGGCACAGTTAATACTATTGCTGTTAGCCCAGATGGTAAGTTTCTTGTCAGTGGTAGTTCCGATCAAACAATCAAAATCTGGCAAGTAGTTTAA
- a CDS encoding DUF2087 domain-containing protein, producing MNIHQIDDSKVLAEIMDYLAELKSYLDEQGRVKEWPSKRNRGKFQKLVLEYLATKFEPGATYTEKQVNALLNRYHTFNDPALLRRELFESKLINRMRDGSAYWCNPLQN from the coding sequence TTGAACATTCACCAAATTGATGACAGCAAAGTTCTAGCAGAAATTATGGATTACTTAGCAGAACTCAAAAGTTACCTAGATGAGCAAGGACGGGTGAAAGAATGGCCCTCTAAACGAAATCGGGGCAAGTTCCAAAAGCTAGTTTTGGAGTACCTGGCAACAAAATTTGAGCCTGGAGCAACCTATACAGAAAAACAAGTCAATGCACTACTGAATCGATATCACACCTTTAATGATCCTGCCCTGTTGCGACGAGAATTATTTGAGAGTAAACTAATTAATAGAATGCGGGATGGTTCTGCTTACTGGTGCAATCCTCTTCAAAATTGA
- a CDS encoding CoA-acylating methylmalonate-semialdehyde dehydrogenase, with the protein MEPIITLPNYINGQWCASIATEFLDITNPATTELLAKVPLSPASEVNQAVEAAAEAFLTWRRTPPTERVQYLFKLKNLLEEYFEDLSRIITQECGKTLAESKGEMRRAIENVEIACSIPMMMQGTNLEDIARGIDEIMIRQPLGVCAVIAPFNFPGMIPFWFMPYALACGNTYIVKPSEKVPLTMQKIFQLLEKTGLPKGVVNLVNGAKAAVDAILDHPQIRAISFVGSTPVAKYIYSRAAANGKRVQCQGGAKNPIIVLPDADMEMTTRIAADSAFGCAGQRCLAASVAVTVGEAQRTFTEAIAETAKKRVVGNGLDPNVEMGPVINAQSKVRIEGLIRKGANEGAILLVDGRYPNILGYEAGNFIKPTILQDVDPGSELARIEIFGPVLSLLHVDTIDQAISLVNSGQYGNMACLFTSSGAAARKFRYEAEAGNIGINIGVAAPMAFFPFSGWKESFFGDLHGQGNHAVEFFTQTKVVVERWPGAWSRQF; encoded by the coding sequence ATGGAACCAATTATTACATTACCCAATTACATCAACGGTCAGTGGTGTGCATCTATAGCTACAGAATTTCTAGACATAACTAACCCAGCAACGACAGAATTATTAGCTAAAGTTCCCCTCTCGCCTGCATCTGAGGTAAATCAAGCAGTAGAAGCCGCAGCAGAAGCTTTTTTGACATGGCGTCGCACGCCACCTACAGAACGTGTGCAGTATTTATTCAAACTTAAAAATCTATTAGAAGAATATTTTGAGGACTTGTCCCGGATCATTACTCAAGAATGCGGTAAGACTTTAGCAGAGTCGAAAGGTGAGATGCGCCGGGCGATTGAAAATGTGGAAATCGCCTGTAGTATCCCGATGATGATGCAGGGAACGAATTTAGAAGATATTGCTAGGGGGATTGATGAAATCATGATTCGGCAACCGTTGGGAGTATGTGCAGTTATTGCTCCTTTCAACTTTCCAGGGATGATTCCGTTTTGGTTTATGCCCTATGCTCTTGCCTGTGGCAACACATACATCGTTAAACCATCGGAAAAAGTGCCGTTAACGATGCAGAAAATCTTTCAGTTATTAGAAAAAACTGGATTACCAAAAGGTGTAGTGAATTTAGTGAATGGGGCAAAAGCAGCTGTTGATGCAATTTTAGATCATCCTCAAATTCGGGCAATCAGTTTTGTTGGTTCTACACCCGTCGCTAAATATATTTACAGTCGGGCAGCTGCAAATGGAAAGCGCGTGCAATGCCAAGGCGGGGCGAAAAATCCAATTATTGTCTTACCAGATGCAGACATGGAAATGACTACCCGGATTGCTGCTGATAGTGCTTTTGGTTGTGCTGGGCAGCGTTGTTTGGCTGCTTCCGTTGCTGTCACAGTTGGGGAAGCACAGCGCACATTTACAGAGGCGATCGCCGAAACCGCTAAAAAACGGGTAGTTGGTAATGGCTTAGATCCTAATGTAGAAATGGGGCCAGTTATTAATGCTCAAAGCAAGGTGAGAATTGAAGGATTAATTAGAAAAGGAGCAAATGAAGGGGCAATCTTGTTAGTAGACGGACGATATCCAAATATTCTCGGTTATGAAGCAGGGAATTTTATTAAACCAACAATTTTGCAAGATGTTGATCCCGGTAGTGAACTTGCTCGCATAGAAATTTTTGGGCCTGTCTTAAGTTTGCTGCATGTAGATACCATAGATCAGGCAATTTCATTAGTGAATAGCGGTCAATACGGTAATATGGCTTGTTTATTTACCAGCAGTGGTGCGGCTGCGCGTAAATTTCGCTATGAAGCTGAGGCTGGTAATATTGGTATCAACATTGGTGTTGCCGCGCCAATGGCGTTTTTTCCTTTTAGCGGTTGGAAAGAGAGCTTTTTTGGTGACTTGCACGGACAAGGTAACCATGCAGTAGAATTTTTTACTCAAACTAAAGTAGTAGTAGAACGTTGGCCTGGTGCTTGGTCGCGTCAATTTTGA
- a CDS encoding type II toxin-antitoxin system HicA family toxin, whose product MPKKIRELKQMLRQAGCTELPDKGSHTNWIHSLYTEKLTISGKDSANAKRYQEKEVQQAILEVEEKHRR is encoded by the coding sequence ATGCCAAAGAAAATCCGAGAACTAAAACAAATGTTGCGTCAAGCTGGTTGTACAGAACTTCCAGACAAAGGAAGTCATACTAACTGGATACATTCTTTATATACTGAAAAACTCACAATTTCTGGTAAGGATAGTGCAAACGCTAAACGTTATCAGGAAAAAGAAGTCCAGCAAGCTATTCTAGAAGTAGAGGAGAAACACCGAAGATGA
- a CDS encoding type II toxin-antitoxin system HicB family antitoxin has product MNKFKYQMVIQWSDQDNCFLVGFPDFPGQRWRTHGDTYKSAVLQNGIEALESLIMAYEVTGESLPEPSIYKAA; this is encoded by the coding sequence ATGAATAAATTTAAATATCAGATGGTGATTCAATGGTCTGATCAAGATAACTGCTTCTTAGTGGGATTCCCTGATTTTCCTGGACAACGTTGGCGTACTCATGGCGATACCTACAAGTCAGCAGTACTACAAAATGGTATTGAAGCATTAGAGTCCTTGATTATGGCATACGAAGTGACAGGTGAATCGCTTCCAGAACCAAGTATTTACAAAGCCGCATAG
- the miaB gene encoding tRNA (N6-isopentenyl adenosine(37)-C2)-methylthiotransferase MiaB, translated as MITARRHYHITTFGCQMNKADSERMAGVLEDMGFEWSEDPNNADIILYNTCTIRDNAEQKVYSYLGRQAKRKHEKPDLTLIIAGCVAQQEGEALLRRVPELDLVMGPQHANRLKDLLQQVFDGNQVVATEPIHIMEDITKPRRDTTVTAWVNVIYGCNERCTYCVVPNVRGVEQSRTPEAIRAEIEELGRQGYKEVTLLGQNIDAYGRDLPGVTPEGRHKNTFTDLLYYVHDVPGIERLRFATSHPRYFTERLIRACAELPKVCEHFHIPFQSGDNEVLKRMARGYTHEKYRRIIDTIREYMPDAAISADAIVGFPTETEAQFENTLKLVEDIGFDQLNTAAYSPRPGTPAALWDEQISEEVKSDRLQRLNHLVAIKAAERSQRYLGRIEEVLVEDQNPKDKTQVMGRTRTNRLTFFTGDITKLKGKLVKVQVTEVRAFSLTGEPLEIKTPMPV; from the coding sequence ATGATAACTGCCAGACGCCATTACCATATCACCACCTTCGGTTGCCAAATGAACAAAGCTGACTCAGAGCGCATGGCTGGCGTTTTAGAAGATATGGGCTTTGAATGGTCAGAAGATCCAAATAACGCAGATATAATTCTTTACAATACTTGTACCATCCGAGATAATGCAGAGCAAAAAGTATATTCTTATCTCGGTAGACAAGCAAAGCGCAAGCACGAAAAACCTGATTTAACGCTGATTATTGCTGGCTGTGTTGCCCAACAGGAAGGGGAAGCTCTGTTGCGACGAGTGCCGGAGTTAGACTTAGTTATGGGGCCACAACACGCCAACCGTCTGAAAGATTTATTACAACAAGTTTTTGACGGCAACCAAGTTGTAGCAACTGAGCCAATTCATATTATGGAAGATATCACCAAGCCGCGACGGGATACGACCGTTACTGCTTGGGTAAATGTGATTTACGGCTGTAACGAACGCTGCACTTATTGTGTCGTTCCGAATGTGCGTGGTGTTGAACAATCCCGAACACCGGAGGCAATTCGTGCTGAAATTGAAGAACTGGGGCGGCAAGGTTACAAAGAAGTTACGCTCTTGGGACAAAATATAGATGCTTACGGACGAGATTTACCGGGTGTAACCCCAGAAGGACGACACAAGAATACTTTTACCGATTTACTTTACTATGTTCATGATGTGCCAGGAATTGAGCGCCTCAGATTTGCGACTAGTCATCCTCGTTATTTTACAGAGCGTCTGATTCGGGCTTGTGCGGAATTACCTAAAGTATGCGAGCACTTCCACATTCCTTTTCAATCTGGGGATAACGAAGTGTTGAAACGGATGGCAAGAGGTTATACTCACGAGAAATATCGCCGGATTATTGACACAATTCGTGAGTATATGCCAGATGCGGCAATTAGTGCTGATGCGATTGTGGGTTTTCCCACAGAGACAGAAGCACAGTTTGAAAATACGCTCAAACTCGTAGAAGATATTGGTTTCGATCAATTGAATACCGCAGCCTATTCCCCACGTCCGGGAACACCCGCCGCCCTATGGGATGAGCAAATTAGTGAAGAAGTCAAAAGCGATCGCCTGCAAAGATTGAATCATCTGGTAGCCATCAAAGCTGCCGAGCGATCGCAGCGTTATCTAGGACGTATCGAAGAAGTTCTTGTAGAAGATCAAAATCCTAAAGATAAAACTCAGGTAATGGGACGCACGCGCACCAATCGCCTCACTTTCTTTACGGGTGACATCACAAAGCTTAAAGGTAAGTTAGTAAAAGTTCAAGTTACTGAAGTTCGTGCCTTTAGCTTGACAGGTGAACCACTAGAAATAAAAACACCGATGCCAGTGTAG